A single Paracoccus pantotrophus DNA region contains:
- a CDS encoding metal ABC transporter ATP-binding protein, protein MTALIHATDLSVSHGGDLPVLNHVDFLIRPGEIVTVVGPNGSGKSTLVRALLGHVALASGRVERAPGLRIGYVPQRVHIERAMPMTVRRFLSLPRRVGDAQAAAALERTGVPGLERRQITALSGGQFQRVLLARALLSDPQLLVLDEPTQGLDQPGIVAFYKLIEEVRAETGAAVLMVSHDLLVVMRASDRVVCLNGHVCCEGTPQAVSAAPAYRAMFGAESQGTLALYQHHHDHDHDHVAEGHRHGPACAHTH, encoded by the coding sequence GTGACGGCGCTGATCCATGCCACCGACCTGTCGGTCAGCCATGGCGGCGACCTGCCGGTGCTGAACCATGTCGATTTCCTGATCCGCCCCGGCGAGATCGTCACCGTGGTGGGGCCGAACGGCTCGGGGAAATCGACGCTGGTGCGGGCGCTTCTGGGCCATGTCGCGCTGGCCTCGGGCCGGGTCGAGCGGGCGCCGGGGCTGCGCATCGGCTATGTGCCGCAGCGCGTGCATATCGAGCGGGCGATGCCGATGACCGTGCGCCGCTTCCTGTCGCTGCCGCGCCGGGTGGGCGATGCGCAGGCCGCCGCGGCGCTGGAACGGACCGGCGTGCCGGGGCTGGAGCGGCGGCAGATCACCGCGCTCTCGGGCGGGCAGTTCCAGCGCGTGCTGTTGGCCCGCGCCCTGCTCAGCGACCCGCAGCTTCTGGTGCTGGACGAGCCGACGCAGGGCCTGGACCAGCCCGGCATCGTCGCCTTCTACAAGCTGATCGAGGAGGTCAGGGCCGAGACCGGCGCCGCCGTGCTGATGGTCAGCCACGATCTTCTGGTGGTCATGCGCGCCTCGGACCGGGTGGTGTGCCTCAACGGCCATGTCTGCTGCGAGGGCACGCCGCAGGCGGTCAGCGCCGCCCCCGCCTATCGCGCCATGTTCGGCGCCGAATCGCAGGGCACGCTGGCGCTTTACCAGCATCACCACGACCACGACCACGACCATGTCGCAGAGGGCCATCGCCACGGCCCGGCCTGCGCCCATACGCATTGA
- a CDS encoding zinc ABC transporter substrate-binding protein translates to MIRYSSLLLAATLGSTALPAWAEVPRVVTDIPVVGALVQQVMGELGQPEILLQSGGDPHDYQLRPSQARGLQDAGLLVWVGPELTPWLERATTSLAPQGEMLTLLDLPATQRRDYAGGAHDHDHDHGHAEEHGHEGHDHSGTDPHAWLDPANGQAWLAAIAETLSRRDPDNAAVYAANAAKATEQIAALDEELKAMLAPVQGKRFIVFHDAYGYFTGHYGLEPTIAVSLGDASAPSAARLQAIRGEIAEKGAVCAFPEANHDPKLIAAVIEGSDVRQGAALDPEGAGARPGAGLYVEILRGMASALADCLGAD, encoded by the coding sequence ATGATCCGATATTCTTCCCTGCTTCTTGCCGCCACCTTGGGCAGCACCGCCCTGCCCGCCTGGGCCGAGGTGCCGCGTGTCGTGACCGACATCCCGGTCGTCGGCGCCCTGGTGCAGCAGGTCATGGGCGAGTTGGGCCAGCCCGAGATCCTGCTGCAATCCGGCGGCGATCCGCATGACTATCAGCTGCGCCCCAGCCAGGCGCGCGGCCTACAGGATGCCGGCCTGCTGGTCTGGGTCGGCCCGGAACTGACCCCCTGGCTGGAACGCGCAACCACGAGCCTTGCCCCGCAGGGCGAGATGCTGACCCTGTTGGACCTGCCCGCCACGCAACGCCGGGACTATGCCGGCGGCGCGCATGACCATGACCACGATCACGGCCACGCCGAGGAACATGGGCATGAAGGCCATGATCACAGCGGCACCGATCCCCATGCCTGGCTGGACCCGGCGAACGGGCAAGCCTGGCTGGCCGCCATCGCCGAAACCCTGTCCCGCCGCGACCCCGACAATGCCGCCGTCTATGCCGCCAATGCCGCGAAGGCGACCGAGCAGATCGCCGCGCTGGACGAGGAACTGAAGGCCATGCTGGCCCCCGTCCAGGGCAAGCGTTTCATCGTCTTCCATGATGCCTATGGCTATTTCACCGGGCATTACGGGCTGGAGCCGACCATCGCGGTCAGCCTGGGCGATGCCTCGGCACCCTCGGCCGCGCGGCTCCAGGCGATTCGCGGCGAGATCGCCGAAAAGGGCGCGGTCTGTGCCTTTCCCGAGGCGAATCACGATCCGAAACTGATCGCCGCGGTGATCGAAGGCAGCGACGTTCGCCAAGGTGCCGCGCTCGACCCGGAAGGTGCCGGCGCGCGCCCCGGCGCCGGGCTTTACGTCGAGATCCTGCGCGGCATGGCCTCGGCGCTGGCCGATTGCCTGGGAGCAGACTGA
- a CDS encoding YjbF family lipoprotein, producing MIATRIHKAALSALLIAGLAACGNDDTGREANPLLIAAKTAGSTLAGMRGGEAQEAPAPRTPEQMAAEALRVNPAPLILVGFESLGRTQVMAMTGQNGAMRTYMAPSKEALILRDGMVIGTRGLGNDLSVAEPQTEALIRAGRSGSAPRVMRYYSGDGLERPLSFNCTTGPGPAAGVILESCEGHGARFQNSFMPQGGHLPVSRQWLGPRLGYITIQVLRP from the coding sequence ATGATCGCGACCCGTATCCACAAGGCCGCCCTTTCGGCGCTGCTGATCGCCGGCCTGGCCGCCTGCGGCAACGACGATACCGGCCGGGAGGCCAACCCGCTGCTGATTGCCGCCAAGACGGCCGGCAGCACCCTGGCCGGAATGCGCGGCGGCGAGGCGCAGGAGGCCCCGGCCCCGCGCACGCCCGAGCAGATGGCCGCCGAGGCGCTGCGGGTCAACCCGGCGCCGCTGATCCTGGTGGGCTTCGAATCGCTTGGCCGGACGCAGGTCATGGCGATGACCGGCCAGAACGGCGCCATGCGCACCTATATGGCGCCCTCGAAAGAGGCGCTGATCCTGCGCGACGGCATGGTGATCGGCACGCGGGGGCTGGGCAACGACCTGTCCGTCGCCGAGCCGCAGACCGAGGCGCTGATCCGCGCCGGCCGCTCGGGCTCGGCCCCGCGCGTCATGCGCTATTACAGCGGTGACGGGCTGGAGAGGCCGCTGAGCTTTAACTGCACCACCGGGCCGGGACCGGCGGCGGGCGTGATCCTGGAAAGCTGCGAGGGCCACGGGGCACGTTTCCAGAACAGCTTCATGCCGCAGGGCGGGCATCTGCCGGTGTCGCGGCAATGGCTCGGGCCGCGGCTGGGCTATATCACCATCCAGGTGCTGCGCCCCTGA
- the dusB gene encoding tRNA dihydrouridine synthase DusB, translated as MTLPEPIILGSTRLGPPVFLAPMAGITDLPFRRAVARHGGAGLMVSEMVASTEMVTPRPSTRAAVRAKALTEGELPVSVQIAGREAGAMAETARIVAGMGARIVDINMGCPAKKVTGGLSGAALMRDLDHALGLIDAVVAAVPDLPVTLKMRLGWDADCLNAPELAARAAGAGVRMLTIHGRTRAQFYTGSADWNAIREVANLPGRPPLVANGDVVDAASARAALRQSGADAVMVGRGAQGAPWRLAQIAHALWNTPAPDIPQGARLAEAVAEHYDDILSLYGRELGLRVARKHLGWYAESNGAPNRAELLRAPTPEAALAAIRAGFGDADAAHANAQATEVPS; from the coding sequence ATGACATTGCCCGAACCCATCATCCTTGGCTCCACGCGGCTCGGCCCGCCGGTCTTCCTGGCGCCCATGGCCGGGATCACCGACCTGCCCTTTCGCCGCGCCGTGGCGCGCCATGGCGGGGCGGGGCTGATGGTCAGCGAGATGGTCGCCTCGACCGAGATGGTGACGCCGCGCCCCTCGACCCGCGCCGCCGTGCGCGCCAAGGCGCTGACCGAGGGCGAATTGCCGGTCAGCGTCCAGATCGCCGGGCGCGAGGCGGGGGCGATGGCGGAAACCGCGCGAATCGTCGCCGGCATGGGCGCGCGCATCGTCGACATCAACATGGGCTGCCCGGCCAAAAAGGTGACGGGGGGGCTGTCGGGCGCTGCGCTGATGCGCGATCTCGACCACGCGCTGGGGCTGATCGACGCGGTGGTCGCCGCCGTGCCCGACCTGCCGGTGACGCTGAAGATGCGGCTGGGCTGGGACGCGGATTGCCTGAATGCGCCAGAACTGGCCGCCCGCGCCGCCGGGGCGGGAGTCAGGATGCTGACCATACACGGCCGCACTCGCGCGCAGTTCTATACCGGCAGCGCCGACTGGAATGCCATCCGCGAGGTCGCGAACCTGCCCGGCCGGCCGCCGCTGGTCGCCAATGGCGATGTGGTGGACGCGGCCTCGGCTCGCGCGGCGCTGCGCCAGTCCGGCGCCGATGCGGTCATGGTGGGCCGCGGCGCCCAGGGCGCGCCTTGGCGGCTGGCGCAGATCGCGCATGCGCTGTGGAACACGCCGGCGCCGGACATTCCCCAGGGCGCCCGCCTGGCCGAGGCGGTGGCCGAGCATTACGACGACATCCTGTCGCTTTACGGGCGCGAACTGGGCCTGCGCGTCGCCCGCAAGCACCTGGGCTGGTATGCCGAGTCGAACGGCGCCCCGAACCGCGCCGAACTCTTGCGCGCGCCCACGCCCGAGGCCGCGCTGGCCGCGATCCGCGCCGGTTTCGGCGATGCCGATGCCGCCCATGCCAATGCCCAGGCGACCGAGGTGCCCTCATGA
- a CDS encoding nucleoside deaminase translates to MDFASHMPAALEEARAAARRGEVPVGAVLIGADGQVLAQAGNRTREMRDPTAHAEILAIRAACAALGSERLPGARLWVTLEPCPMCAAAISAARIAVLYYGAEDPRMGGVHHGARVFDHPQCHHRPEIVDGISAEESRRLLQEFFRERR, encoded by the coding sequence ATGGATTTTGCCTCGCACATGCCCGCCGCACTGGAGGAAGCCCGCGCCGCCGCCCGGCGCGGCGAGGTGCCGGTGGGCGCCGTGCTGATCGGCGCCGACGGGCAGGTGCTGGCCCAGGCCGGCAACCGCACGCGCGAGATGCGCGACCCGACCGCCCATGCCGAGATCCTGGCGATCCGCGCTGCCTGCGCCGCCCTGGGCTCGGAACGCCTGCCCGGCGCGCGGCTCTGGGTGACGCTGGAACCCTGCCCGATGTGCGCCGCCGCCATTTCGGCCGCCCGGATCGCGGTACTGTATTACGGGGCCGAGGATCCGCGCATGGGCGGCGTGCATCATGGCGCACGGGTCTTCGACCATCCACAATGTCACCACCGGCCCGAGATCGTGGACGGCATTTCGGCAGAAGAATCGCGCCGGCTGCTGCAAGAATTCTTTCGCGAACGCCGCTGA
- a CDS encoding pseudouridine synthase encodes MTDTPETAPKLAAAKPAAKPERIAKVMARAGAASRREAERMILEGRVTVNGQKIDSPALDVTPSDRIRVDGKPLDEPQETRLWLYYKPVGLVTSASDEKGRQTVFDALPRDLPRVMTVGRLDLNSEGLLLLTNDGELKRRLELPTTGWLRRYRVRVNGQPNDLTFAPLRRGVTIDGEEFAPMEISLDSQQGANAWLTVGIREGRNREIRRAMAHVGLIVNRLIRIGYGPFKLTGLEENEVREVKRKVLRDQLGGLLTGEAEDKPRSFRERGAAEGDARPRKPREDGERRPFARREDGERKPFARREDGERRPFAKRAEGDARPRKPREDGERKPFARREDGERKPFAKRAEGDARSRKPREDGERKPFARREDGERKPFARREDGERRPFARRPEGEGKPARDTKPFGKGPRGGQPGFKGGAKAAEGERGFKPRGEAGFKPKGQGKPARGFQPGKPGAKSGTKPGAPKTSHAPGKGARPEGKGPRRG; translated from the coding sequence ATGACCGACACGCCCGAAACCGCCCCGAAACTCGCCGCCGCCAAGCCTGCCGCCAAGCCAGAGCGCATCGCAAAGGTGATGGCGCGTGCCGGCGCCGCCTCGCGCCGCGAGGCCGAGCGGATGATCTTGGAGGGCCGCGTGACGGTGAACGGGCAAAAGATCGACAGCCCGGCGCTGGACGTGACACCCTCGGACAGGATCCGTGTCGACGGCAAGCCGCTTGACGAGCCGCAGGAGACGCGGCTGTGGCTTTACTACAAACCGGTCGGTCTCGTGACCTCGGCCTCGGACGAAAAGGGGCGGCAGACGGTGTTCGACGCCCTGCCGCGCGATCTGCCGCGGGTGATGACCGTGGGCCGGCTCGACCTGAACTCCGAGGGGCTGCTGCTTCTGACCAATGACGGCGAGCTGAAGCGCCGGCTGGAACTGCCGACCACCGGCTGGCTGCGGCGCTATCGCGTGCGGGTGAACGGCCAGCCCAACGACCTGACCTTCGCGCCGCTGCGCCGCGGGGTCACCATCGATGGCGAGGAATTCGCGCCGATGGAGATCAGCCTGGACAGCCAGCAGGGCGCCAATGCATGGCTGACCGTCGGCATCCGCGAGGGCCGCAATCGTGAGATCCGCCGCGCCATGGCCCATGTCGGGCTGATCGTGAACCGGCTGATCCGCATCGGCTATGGCCCGTTCAAGCTGACCGGGCTGGAGGAGAACGAGGTGCGCGAGGTCAAGCGCAAGGTGCTGCGCGACCAACTGGGCGGGCTTCTGACCGGCGAGGCCGAGGACAAGCCGCGCAGCTTCCGCGAGCGCGGCGCGGCCGAGGGCGATGCCCGCCCGCGCAAGCCGCGCGAGGACGGCGAGCGCAGGCCCTTTGCGCGCCGCGAGGATGGCGAGCGCAAGCCATTTGCCCGTCGTGAGGATGGCGAGCGCAGGCCCTTTGCCAAGCGGGCCGAGGGCGACGCCCGTCCGCGCAAGCCACGCGAGGATGGCGAGCGCAAGCCCTTTGCGCGCCGTGAAGACGGCGAGCGCAAGCCTTTTGCCAAGCGGGCCGAGGGCGACGCCCGTTCGCGCAAGCCGCGCGAGGATGGGGAACGCAAGCCCTTTGCGCGCCGCGAGGATGGGGAACGCAAGCCTTTCGCCCGGCGTGAGGATGGCGAGCGCAGGCCCTTTGCGCGCCGCCCGGAGGGCGAAGGCAAGCCCGCGCGCGATACCAAGCCTTTCGGCAAGGGTCCGCGCGGCGGTCAGCCCGGTTTCAAGGGCGGCGCGAAAGCCGCCGAGGGCGAGCGCGGCTTCAAGCCGCGCGGCGAGGCAGGCTTCAAGCCCAAGGGCCAGGGCAAGCCTGCCCGCGGCTTCCAGCCCGGCAAGCCCGGCGCAAAATCCGGCACCAAACCCGGCGCCCCAAAAACCAGTCACGCCCCCGGAAAGGGAGCGCGGCCAGAGGGAAAAGGCCCGCGGCGCGGATGA
- the hemP gene encoding hemin uptake protein HemP: MTATRPAEFTRPGVTALQRLPEYDAELLTAGGNQALIVLGDQVYNLRITRAGKLILTK, from the coding sequence ATGACCGCGACCCGCCCCGCCGAATTCACGCGTCCCGGCGTGACCGCCCTGCAACGACTTCCCGAATATGACGCTGAATTGCTGACTGCCGGCGGCAATCAGGCGCTGATCGTGCTGGGCGACCAGGTGTACAACCTGCGCATCACCCGCGCCGGCAAGCTGATCCTGACCAAGTAA
- a CDS encoding Fur family transcriptional regulator: MASPDSPPDPFHEHDHAHCAAAVLRRAEEQARVEGVRLTPVRRRALEILLESHRAMGAYEVLERLSAEGFGKQPPVAYRALDFLVEQGLAHRVQRLNAYAACLSAERDHSPAFLICRGCEQVAEADAPDLRAALDRLAGASGFRIERSTVELLGLCARCTEAGL, encoded by the coding sequence ATGGCCAGCCCGGACTCCCCCCCCGACCCGTTCCACGAACACGACCATGCCCATTGCGCGGCAGCGGTGCTGCGCCGCGCCGAGGAACAGGCAAGGGTCGAGGGCGTGCGCCTGACCCCGGTGCGCCGGCGCGCACTGGAGATCCTGCTGGAATCGCATCGCGCCATGGGCGCCTATGAGGTGCTGGAGCGGCTGTCGGCCGAAGGCTTCGGCAAGCAGCCCCCCGTGGCCTATCGGGCGTTGGATTTCCTGGTCGAGCAGGGGCTGGCCCATCGTGTCCAGCGGCTGAACGCCTATGCCGCCTGCCTTTCGGCCGAGCGCGACCATTCGCCCGCCTTCCTGATCTGCCGCGGCTGCGAGCAGGTGGCCGAGGCCGATGCACCCGATCTGCGCGCGGCGCTGGACCGGCTGGCCGGGGCCTCGGGCTTTCGCATCGAGCGCAGCACCGTCGAGCTGCTGGGCCTTTGCGCGCGCTGCACCGAGGCCGGCCTGTGA
- a CDS encoding iron chelate uptake ABC transporter family permease subunit gives MLDDFLTRAVLAGLGLVLATGALGSFVVWRRMAYFGDSTAHAAILGVALSFVFSLPIYLGTLAVAVAMALIVAQLTARGQSMDTVLGVMAHSALALGLVGVSFVPSLRVGLDAFLFGDILAVTRTDLAWIWAGAAAVLGLLIWRWQRLVTASVNEELAMAAGIDPARERLILSLALALVVAIAIRIVGALLISAMLIVPAAAARGFSATPERMAGSATLIGAVSVLGGLWASLWFDTPAGPSIVACSALIYAATLVACRK, from the coding sequence ATGCTTGACGATTTCCTGACCCGAGCCGTGCTGGCGGGGCTTGGCCTTGTACTGGCGACGGGGGCGCTGGGTTCCTTCGTGGTCTGGCGCCGCATGGCCTATTTCGGCGATTCGACCGCCCATGCCGCGATCCTGGGCGTGGCGCTGAGCTTCGTCTTCTCGCTGCCGATCTATCTGGGCACGCTGGCGGTGGCGGTGGCCATGGCGCTGATCGTGGCGCAGCTTACCGCGCGCGGGCAGTCCATGGACACGGTGCTGGGCGTCATGGCCCATAGCGCGCTGGCGCTGGGGCTGGTGGGGGTCAGCTTCGTGCCCTCGCTGCGGGTGGGGCTGGACGCGTTCCTGTTCGGCGACATTCTGGCCGTGACCCGGACCGACCTGGCCTGGATCTGGGCCGGCGCGGCGGCGGTCCTGGGATTGCTGATCTGGCGCTGGCAGCGGCTGGTGACGGCTTCGGTGAACGAGGAACTGGCCATGGCAGCGGGAATCGATCCGGCGCGCGAGCGGCTGATCCTGTCGCTTGCGCTGGCGCTGGTGGTGGCCATCGCGATTCGGATCGTGGGGGCGCTGCTGATCTCGGCCATGCTGATCGTGCCGGCAGCGGCGGCGCGGGGATTCTCTGCAACGCCCGAGCGGATGGCGGGTTCCGCCACCCTGATCGGCGCGGTTTCGGTCCTTGGCGGACTTTGGGCAAGCCTTTGGTTCGACACGCCCGCGGGTCCCTCGATCGTGGCCTGTTCGGCGCTGATTTATGCAGCAACATTGGTGGCTTGCAGGAAATGA
- a CDS encoding L-serine ammonia-lyase — MFLSVFDIFKIGVGPSSSHTMGPMVAAGRFLDALRQQPFRAHGLRASLHGSLAFTGKGHATDRATILGLAGFLPETMDAEAAEAALARNRETRILSPEGLGDLAFDPARDLIFDYDRALPGHANGMVLMATDAQGDVIFREVYYSIGGGFVMTEAELAARGDDTRTDASPKVPFPFASAAEMLEMAERSGRSIAQMKRENERVFRSDAEISAGLRRIWQVMRDCMDRGLATGGILPGGLSIRRRAAAIHEALRAEAGMNLTAPHVINDWMSIYAMAVNEENAAGGQVVTAPTNGAAGVVPAVIRYWLDHVPGASERQLDEFLLTAAAIGGLIKHNASISGAECGCQAEVGSASAMAAAGICAAMGGSPTQVENAAEIALEHHLGMTCDPVKGLVQVPCIERNGLGAIKAVSAASLALRGDGQHFVPLDAAIETMRQTGRDMSDKYKETSLGGLAVNVPNC, encoded by the coding sequence ATGTTTCTTTCCGTCTTCGACATCTTCAAGATCGGAGTCGGCCCGTCCTCGTCCCATACCATGGGGCCGATGGTGGCCGCAGGCCGCTTTCTGGACGCACTGCGCCAGCAGCCGTTCCGCGCGCACGGGCTGCGCGCCAGCCTGCATGGCAGCCTGGCATTCACCGGCAAGGGTCATGCGACCGACCGCGCCACCATCCTGGGCCTGGCCGGATTCCTGCCCGAAACCATGGATGCCGAGGCCGCCGAGGCGGCGCTGGCCCGCAACCGCGAAACCAGGATCCTGTCGCCCGAGGGACTGGGCGACCTGGCCTTCGACCCGGCGCGCGACCTGATCTTCGACTATGACCGCGCCCTGCCCGGCCATGCCAACGGCATGGTGCTGATGGCGACCGACGCGCAGGGCGACGTGATCTTCCGCGAGGTCTATTACTCGATCGGCGGCGGTTTCGTGATGACCGAGGCCGAGCTGGCGGCGCGCGGCGACGACACCCGCACCGACGCCTCGCCCAAGGTGCCCTTCCCCTTCGCCTCGGCCGCCGAGATGCTGGAGATGGCCGAAAGATCGGGCAGGTCCATCGCCCAGATGAAACGCGAGAACGAGCGGGTCTTTCGCAGCGATGCCGAGATTTCCGCCGGCCTCCGCCGCATCTGGCAAGTCATGCGCGACTGCATGGACCGGGGGCTGGCGACCGGCGGCATCCTGCCCGGCGGGCTGTCGATCCGCCGCCGCGCCGCCGCCATCCACGAGGCGCTGAGGGCCGAGGCCGGCATGAACCTGACCGCGCCGCATGTTATCAACGACTGGATGTCGATCTATGCCATGGCGGTGAACGAGGAGAACGCCGCCGGCGGCCAGGTGGTGACCGCACCCACCAACGGCGCGGCGGGCGTGGTGCCGGCGGTGATCCGCTATTGGCTGGACCACGTGCCGGGCGCCTCGGAACGCCAACTCGACGAGTTTCTGCTGACGGCGGCGGCCATCGGTGGGCTCATCAAGCACAACGCCTCGATCTCGGGCGCGGAATGCGGCTGCCAGGCCGAGGTCGGATCGGCCAGCGCCATGGCGGCAGCGGGGATCTGCGCCGCGATGGGCGGCAGCCCCACCCAGGTCGAGAACGCCGCCGAGATCGCGCTGGAGCATCACCTGGGCATGACCTGCGACCCGGTGAAGGGGCTGGTGCAGGTGCCCTGCATCGAGCGGAACGGCCTGGGCGCCATCAAGGCGGTCTCGGCGGCCAGCCTGGCCCTGCGCGGCGATGGCCAGCATTTCGTGCCGCTGGACGCCGCCATCGAGACCATGCGCCAGACCGGCCGCGACATGAGCGACAAATACAAGGAAACCTCGCTGGGCGGTCTGGCCGTCAATGTGCCGAACTGCTGA
- a CDS encoding YjbH domain-containing protein yields MRAHSMLTRRLLASTVPVALLLGLGTSPARTDPLIGDVLNSYGLPGGVETPTAEMLPDGTLGGTVSYNELGRRHNVVFQLHPRITTALRYSRVEGMTDHNQLGHIWDRSFDIRFQFLDEAGWRPAVAVGLQDFLGTGVYSGEYIVASKTITPNIRASLGIGWGRLAGQFREPDGDEGGKPNVEDWFSGSPKPFGSVTWQVNDKLSLVAEYSSDKYRPETRRGTEEAPGSQFNLGAYYTFNPQYQLGLYTLGGDIFGAQFSFALNPRNAPFPSGLEKAPAPVRPRPAPAADPEGWSGAWSADPTAQPAIQTALKDALADEGQVLESMALSANRAEVRIRNTRYIQQSEAVGRTARLMTRALPPSVETLVITSNAEGMATSSVVLKRSDVERLENTEAGRIAQAAQLVDAEPRPGDLVTTPGLFPRFRWNLGPYLELGLFDPQDPLRYEVGAQLKASYEITPGLILSGTLRQRAFGSMEQRGPGIPPELVGGERGHHYTPEEYISDPANEFFRGVPRVRSDTRMYTGNDSPTIPELTLAWYAQPTETVYTRLTVGLLERAYGGVSGEVLWKPANSPLAFGAEINRVKKRDFEDIFGFRDYEVTTGHLSAYYEFANGFTAQLDVGKYLAGDKGATITLTREFANGWRVGAFATKTDMSEEQFGEGSFDKGITISLPISWAAGTPTRDRASSTLRSLSRDGGARVNVDGRLYDKVRDAQSVKLYQGWGRFWR; encoded by the coding sequence ATGCGCGCCCATTCGATGCTTACCCGTCGCCTGCTGGCCTCGACCGTGCCAGTTGCGCTGCTTCTGGGTCTCGGCACCAGCCCGGCCCGCACCGATCCGCTGATAGGCGATGTGCTGAACAGCTATGGCCTGCCGGGCGGGGTCGAAACCCCCACGGCCGAGATGCTGCCCGACGGCACCCTGGGCGGCACCGTGTCCTATAACGAGCTGGGGCGGCGCCATAACGTCGTCTTCCAGCTGCACCCGCGCATCACCACCGCGCTGCGCTATTCCCGGGTCGAGGGGATGACCGACCACAATCAGTTGGGTCATATCTGGGACCGGTCCTTCGACATCCGCTTCCAATTCCTGGACGAGGCCGGCTGGCGCCCCGCCGTCGCGGTCGGGCTTCAGGACTTCCTGGGCACTGGGGTCTATTCCGGCGAATACATCGTCGCCAGCAAGACCATCACCCCCAACATCCGCGCCAGCCTGGGCATCGGCTGGGGCCGTCTGGCCGGCCAGTTTCGCGAACCCGATGGCGATGAGGGTGGCAAGCCCAATGTCGAGGACTGGTTCTCCGGCAGTCCCAAGCCCTTCGGCTCGGTCACTTGGCAGGTCAACGACAAGCTGAGCCTGGTCGCGGAATATTCCAGCGACAAATACCGGCCCGAGACGCGCAGGGGGACCGAGGAAGCCCCTGGCAGCCAGTTCAACCTGGGCGCCTATTACACCTTCAACCCGCAATATCAGCTGGGCCTCTATACGCTGGGCGGGGACATCTTCGGCGCGCAGTTCAGCTTTGCGCTGAACCCGCGCAACGCGCCCTTCCCCTCGGGGCTGGAAAAGGCGCCGGCGCCGGTCAGGCCGCGCCCTGCACCCGCCGCCGACCCGGAGGGCTGGTCGGGCGCCTGGTCGGCCGATCCGACCGCGCAACCGGCGATCCAGACCGCGCTGAAAGACGCGCTGGCCGATGAGGGCCAGGTGCTGGAATCCATGGCCCTGTCGGCGAACCGGGCCGAGGTCCGCATCCGCAATACCCGCTATATCCAGCAGTCCGAGGCCGTGGGCCGCACCGCGCGGCTGATGACCCGCGCCCTGCCGCCTTCGGTCGAGACGCTGGTCATCACCTCGAACGCCGAGGGCATGGCGACCTCGTCCGTGGTGCTGAAGCGTTCGGATGTCGAGCGGCTGGAAAATACCGAGGCCGGCCGCATCGCCCAGGCCGCGCAACTGGTCGATGCCGAGCCGCGGCCGGGCGATCTGGTGACGACGCCGGGCCTGTTCCCGCGCTTCCGCTGGAACCTCGGGCCCTATCTGGAACTGGGGCTGTTCGATCCGCAAGATCCGCTGCGCTATGAGGTCGGCGCGCAACTCAAGGCCAGTTACGAGATCACGCCGGGCCTGATCCTGTCAGGAACGCTGCGCCAGCGCGCCTTCGGCAGCATGGAGCAGCGCGGGCCGGGGATCCCCCCCGAGCTGGTGGGCGGAGAGCGTGGCCATCATTATACGCCCGAAGAATACATTTCGGATCCGGCTAACGAGTTCTTCCGGGGCGTGCCTCGGGTCCGCTCGGATACGCGCATGTATACCGGCAATGACAGCCCGACCATCCCCGAGCTGACGCTGGCCTGGTATGCCCAGCCCACCGAGACGGTCTATACCCGCCTGACCGTGGGCCTGCTGGAACGCGCCTATGGCGGCGTCTCGGGCGAGGTGCTGTGGAAGCCGGCCAATTCGCCGCTGGCCTTCGGGGCCGAGATCAACCGGGTGAAGAAGCGCGATTTCGAGGACATCTTCGGCTTCCGCGACTACGAGGTCACGACCGGGCATCTGTCGGCCTATTACGAGTTCGCCAACGGCTTCACCGCACAGCTGGATGTCGGCAAGTACCTGGCCGGCGACAAGGGCGCGACCATCACCCTGACGCGGGAATTCGCCAACGGCTGGCGCGTGGGCGCCTTCGCCACCAAGACCGACATGAGCGAGGAGCAGTTCGGCGAGGGCTCGTTCGACAAGGGCATCACCATCTCGCTGCCGATTTCCTGGGCCGCGGGCACGCCGACGCGGGATCGCGCAAGCAGCACGCTGCGGTCGCTGTCGCGTGACGGCGGGGCGCGGGTGAACGTGGACGGGCGGCTCTACGACAAGGTCCGGGACGCGCAATCCGTCAAACTTTACCAAGGCTGGGGGAGGTTCTGGCGATGA